Proteins encoded together in one Telopea speciosissima isolate NSW1024214 ecotype Mountain lineage chromosome 6, Tspe_v1, whole genome shotgun sequence window:
- the LOC122665147 gene encoding zinc finger CCCH domain-containing protein 56-like translates to MDYSGDVGQMIPETLGSGGGADNWVPGLGDQAIWSTEDDYGAWNGDAFPDTPSNSNYDGRQSQTRSGSEPPNKKTRGDSQGSGLNRDRDRSKAIGKMFFKTKLCCKFRAGSCPYITNCNFAHGIEELRKPPPNWQEIVAAQEEEREPREENQIPIINSGLGGETQRSYKGRHCKKFYTEEGCPYGDNCTFLHDEQSRARESVAISLGPTVGSGYGTNGNGTNQKPSNWKTRICNKWETTGYCPFGSKCHFAHGFGELHRYGGGLVEIDGRDSTASPDSKQVAVSSKTQTDTVVASATSVPHTDVYHMGVPSQRSSALIQRQGQRPLEKWKGPDKISRIYGDWIDDNEWEPAR, encoded by the exons ATGGATTACAGTGGAGATGTTGGGCAGATGATCCCTGAAACCCTTGGCAGCGGTGGTGGTGCAGACAATTGGGTTCCAGGGTTAGGTGACCAAGCAATTTGGTCTACTGAGGATGATTATGGAGCTTGGAATGGAGACGCCTTTCCTGACACTCCATCAAACTCGAATTATGATGGAAGGCAATCTCAAACACGATCTGGGAGCGAACCTCCCAACAAGAAAACCAGAGGAGATTCCCAAGGAAGCGGGTTAAATAGAGACCGTGATCGATCCAAAGCGATTGGGAAGATGTTCTTCAAGACTAAACTTTGCTGCAAGTTTCGTGCAGGGAGTTGTCCCTATATTACAAACTGCAACTTTGCTCATGGGATTGAAGAGCTCCGTAAGCCTCCACCCAACTGGCAGGAAATTGTGGCCGCCCAAGAGGAGGAGCGAGAGCCCAGGGAAGAAAACCAAATTCCAATTATTAATTCTggtttgggtggagagacccagAGGTCTTATAAAGGGAGGCATTGCAAGAAGTTTTACACTGAAGAGGGGTGCCCATATGGAGATAACTGCACTTTTCTCCATGATGAGCAGTCGAGAGCTCGGGAGAGTGTAGCCATTAGTTTGGGTCCAACTGTTGGTAGTGGATATGGTACCAATGGGAATGGGACAAACCAGAAGCCTTCGAATTGGAAGACAAGGATCTGTAACAAATGGGAGACGACTGGGTATTGCCCATTTGGAAGCAAGTGCCACTTTGCTCATGGCTTTGGCG AGTTGCACAGGTATGGTGGAGGACTTGTGGAGATCGATGGTAGAGACTCTACAGCCTCTCCTGACTCGAAGCAAGTTGCAGTGTCTTCAAAGACCCAGACAGATACAGTAGTTGCATCTGCTACATCAGTTCCTCATACAGATGTTTATCACATGGGAGTTCCATCACAGAGATCTTCAGCTTTAATCCAGAGGCAGGGGCAGAGGCCTCTTGAGAAATGGAAGGGCCCTGACAAGATCAGTAGGATATATGGTGATTGGATTGATGACAATGAGTGGGAACCGGCTCGATAA